The DNA window CAATCAGAACCATTGCCGCCAATTCCCCACCACTGAGCACATAATCGCCAATAGACCACTCTTCGTCGATGTCGTGTTCAATCACACGCTCATCAATGCCTTCATAACGCCCTGCAACTAGCAATAAGTGCGGAAATTGTGAAAGATAAGCCACGCCTGTTTGATCTAAGCGTCGCCCTTGCGGAGAGAGGTATAAAACCCGCGTATTTTCACCCAGTGTCTGTTTAGCTGTTTGAATCGCCGTGCGTAAGGGATAAACCTGCATCACCATACCAGGCCCGCCCCCATAAGGACGGTCATCAACATGACGATGTTTGTTATCAGCAAAATCACGCGGATTCCAGTAACTGAGGCGTAACAAACCATTTTGCACTGCCCGTGCCGTGATACCGCCACAGGTGAGTGCATTAAACATTTCAGGAAACAGCGTGATAACACCAATCTGCACGTTAGATCCTATGACTTTAAACCGCAGGAACTAAAAATCTGTGTCCCATTCCACCTGTATGGTGCGATTTTGCAAGTCGATGGCTTTGATAAAAACGGTTAACACAAAAGGAATCAAGCGTTCTTGTTCTTCACCCTTGACGACTAAAACGTCATGAGCACCTGTTTCTAAGAGGTAATCGACAGTTCCAAAACACACACCATCTTGGTTTATAACCGTTAAACCAATTAAATCAGACCAGTAATATTCCCCTTCGATTAAGGGGTGCAATTGGGTTTTTGCAATCGCAATATCAGTCCCTAAATAGGGTATTGCTTGATCACGGTCATCAACCCCTTGCAGTTTGGCAATAATGCCTTTGCCGTGTTCTCGACCATCTTCCACAATGACATCACGCCATTGACCTTGCTGA is part of the Beggiatoa alba B18LD genome and encodes:
- the rimM gene encoding ribosome maturation factor RimM (Essential for efficient processing of 16S rRNA); translation: MTEQTRVMLGRINGLYGVKGWVKVYSYTDPLANILTYSPWQICQQGQWRDVIVEDGREHGKGIIAKLQGVDDRDQAIPYLGTDIAIAKTQLHPLIEGEYYWSDLIGLTVINQDGVCFGTVDYLLETGAHDVLVVKGEEQERLIPFVLTVFIKAIDLQNRTIQVEWDTDF
- the trmD gene encoding tRNA (guanosine(37)-N1)-methyltransferase TrmD — its product is MQIGVITLFPEMFNALTCGGITARAVQNGLLRLSYWNPRDFADNKHRHVDDRPYGGGPGMVMQVYPLRTAIQTAKQTLGENTRVLYLSPQGRRLDQTGVAYLSQFPHLLLVAGRYEGIDERVIEHDIDEEWSIGDYVLSGGELAAMVLIDALTRWLPGALGHADSASEDSFYAGLLDCPHYTRPEVIDAQSVPAVLLNGNHADIARWRHKQALGRTWLKRPDLLINLNLQPEQQALLNEFITEYDGKIK